A window from candidate division WOR-3 bacterium encodes these proteins:
- a CDS encoding tetratricopeptide repeat protein: MQRNTAEYYLILAKSFIEENQSTYGEIRKLLDRYERDSPEYSSALSNVRKYLQDIESDMKLTLKILTQAEQLKPEVTVENETISSLRSEAYFLIGQTHFLRENWDSAITAYTESIKNEPDQTALYNLALAMDKKGAGLTGGKKGEIIQAYQKVIEFDPKTKLALDAADAIFWWDRNKGIEAYEKIADAEPLSDMGLVAAKRAERAKK, encoded by the coding sequence ATGCAACGAAATACTGCAGAATATTATTTAATATTAGCGAAGTCATTTATAGAAGAGAATCAATCTACATACGGCGAAATAAGGAAATTGCTTGACAGATATGAAAGAGACAGTCCGGAATATAGTTCTGCCCTCTCAAATGTAAGAAAGTATCTTCAAGATATTGAAAGTGATATGAAACTGACGCTCAAGATACTCACTCAGGCAGAGCAATTAAAGCCTGAAGTTACGGTTGAAAACGAAACCATAAGTTCGCTAAGATCTGAGGCTTATTTCTTGATCGGGCAAACCCATTTTTTGAGAGAGAACTGGGATAGTGCAATTACTGCGTATACAGAATCAATAAAAAATGAACCTGACCAGACAGCACTTTATAATCTGGCTCTTGCTATGGATAAAAAGGGGGCTGGTTTGACTGGCGGAAAAAAAGGGGAGATTATACAAGCCTATCAAAAAGTTATTGAATTTGACCCAAAGACAAAACTCGCATTAGACGCGGCTGATGCTATATTCTGGTGGGACAGAAATAAAGGTATTGAGGCCTATGAAAAAATTGCTGATGCTGAACCATTAAGTGATATGGGACTTGTTGCTGCTAAAAGAGCAGAAAGAGCAAAAAAATGA
- a CDS encoding response regulator, translating to MKRIMLVEDDLTTLRSLALLFVNDYAVEEYSSAEEALKKLKEDSYDLIIADLFLNEITGLDLYEMAKDKSRFIIITGYPEKELALRAKTMLGDRFIPKSSPPEVLKSKIAEILGE from the coding sequence TTGAAAAGAATAATGTTGGTTGAAGATGACCTAACTACATTGCGCTCGCTTGCCTTACTCTTTGTTAATGATTATGCCGTTGAAGAATACTCCAGTGCCGAAGAGGCATTAAAAAAATTAAAAGAAGACTCATATGATTTAATCATCGCGGACTTATTCTTAAACGAAATTACTGGGCTTGACCTCTATGAAATGGCAAAAGACAAATCACGATTTATAATCATTACCGGTTATCCAGAAAAAGAACTTGCTTTAAGGGCAAAAACAATGCTCGGCGACCGCTTCATTCCAAAGTCCAGCCCGCCTGAAGTCTTGAAATCCAAAATTGCTGAAATCCTCGGAGAATAG
- a CDS encoding ankyrin repeat domain-containing protein, whose product MEKNTMDLNEVLIEAAKDGNMLVLKAALDKGADINAKDKNGWTALMWASKNGHSEIVNFLKEKGASITVESVAPDIEDKELPNRPDLSWNIIFTRFGQGVMAMASDGSGLKVIYPNGEMPNISNDGNKIVFVSGLRFSNRPLADVDALYYASRIDKGYSITRLPFGAERYINSLPEIYIIDIQQGIYKKLPMNEDIGPSFPKFSPDGKKIAFKGTKEWKCDIWISDVDNWNMYRLTHEESVDYFCWISDEEIFFSTEKGEKYIINTDGSKLEKLTLFEKDDYEPLWSRDGRKIAFCNSNDLYIMDSNGENRRRLTEIKGWIGDWSPDNQWILFASRKMNGNGCDIFVIRVDGKYEMRLTSEYVGDDEIGGDFDPCWFC is encoded by the coding sequence ATGGAGAAAAACACAATGGACTTAAACGAAGTTCTAATTGAAGCAGCTAAAGATGGGAATATGCTTGTGCTTAAAGCAGCATTGGATAAGGGTGCGGATATTAATGCAAAAGATAAAAACGGCTGGACTGCTTTAATGTGGGCTTCTAAAAATGGACATTCAGAGATTGTAAATTTCCTTAAAGAAAAAGGGGCAAGTATTACTGTGGAAAGCGTCGCCCCTGATATTGAAGATAAGGAGCTTCCAAATCGACCTGATTTAAGTTGGAATATAATATTTACCCGATTTGGACAGGGAGTAATGGCAATGGCATCCGATGGCTCGGGATTGAAAGTGATTTATCCGAACGGTGAAATGCCAAATATCTCAAATGATGGAAATAAGATTGTTTTTGTTTCAGGATTGCGATTTTCAAACCGACCACTTGCGGATGTTGATGCATTATATTATGCCAGCAGAATTGATAAGGGATATAGTATTACGCGTTTACCTTTTGGGGCGGAGCGTTATATAAATTCTCTTCCAGAAATTTATATTATCGACATTCAACAAGGGATATATAAAAAATTGCCAATGAATGAAGATATTGGACCCAGTTTTCCGAAGTTCTCACCGGATGGAAAGAAGATTGCATTCAAGGGAACAAAAGAATGGAAATGTGATATTTGGATAAGTGACGTTGATAACTGGAATATGTACCGCCTCACGCATGAAGAATCGGTTGACTACTTTTGCTGGATTTCTGATGAGGAAATCTTTTTTTCTACCGAGAAGGGCGAAAAGTATATAATCAATACCGATGGAAGCAAATTGGAAAAACTTACATTGTTTGAAAAAGACGATTATGAACCGCTCTGGAGCAGAGATGGTAGAAAGATCGCATTTTGTAATAGCAACGACCTCTATATAATGGACTCTAATGGTGAGAATAGAAGGCGTCTCACTGAAATAAAAGGATGGATAGGTGATTGGTCACCTGATAATCAGTGGATATTGTTTGCCTCTCGTAAGATGAATGGTAATGGTTGCGATATTTTTGTTATTAGAGTTGATGGTAAATATGAGATGCGATTGACCAGTGAATATGTCGGTGATGATGAAATTGGGGGTGACTTTGATCCTTGCTGGTTCTGTTAA
- a CDS encoding CFI-box-CTERM domain-containing protein, which produces MKYGETSQKIYELRNRYRDYLDPTISRLMITKPEGDHIIYRSILPLIKKFRADDPLMVNEVERLLKKDIRNWVIMYQLPETFKIEIYCGRPSKFSAKNTKSSCFISAALNDSLPANEIVLIPQFRDHVLTKSMLGTLFVHCYYLFSPFLAQLIAQSGVLKEIVKIAIISPLVKFVGILLYRDGNR; this is translated from the coding sequence ATGAAATACGGAGAGACTTCCCAAAAAATCTATGAACTGCGGAATCGGTATAGAGATTATCTCGATCCCACAATCTCACGGCTAATGATAACTAAACCCGAAGGCGACCACATTATATATCGTTCTATTCTTCCGCTTATAAAAAAATTCCGCGCCGATGATCCCCTTATGGTTAACGAAGTAGAAAGACTTCTTAAAAAGGACATCAGAAATTGGGTAATTATGTATCAATTACCTGAGACCTTTAAAATTGAGATTTACTGCGGAAGACCAAGCAAATTCAGCGCTAAAAACACAAAATCTAGTTGTTTCATTTCCGCCGCCCTCAATGATTCTCTACCCGCCAATGAGATTGTCCTTATCCCACAATTCAGAGACCATGTTCTTACAAAATCAATGTTAGGAACACTTTTTGTCCACTGTTATTACCTCTTTTCACCATTTCTCGCTCAGTTGATTGCGCAATCTGGAGTCCTCAAAGAAATTGTAAAAATAGCAATTATATCACCTCTGGTTAAATTTGTTGGCATTTTATTATATAGAGATGGCAACCGATAA
- a CDS encoding sigma-54 dependent transcriptional regulator, giving the protein MYRILIADDEKIVVEGLAMVLKEYQPQIATTKDEAIKILKEYEIDLLLCDLYFPNLEDGLSLIKESREMSPETFVVVLTGYGSIETAVQAIKAGADDYLTKGIPPEELKIKVANFIKIVQERRQLEQFRGISQSILEIRPGFDLIGESPLMVEIKRKIEKAAKEDISVLITGETGTGKEVCARLIHNLSPRKPFPFLPIDCPSIPENLFESELFGYEKGAFTDAKQRKSGKIELAHRGTLFLDEIADLPINLQPKLLRFLETGEFYRLGGTRPVKVDTRIIASTNQNLEEMAASKKFREDLYYRLKVFAVDMPPLRRRKEDIPLLVEYFFKTFDPLSKKSHKISEKLMNAFMEYDWPGNARELRNIIECYLMTESEEEILKMFSKSFSPPPLKGEKKGGGEVDKSPVGQGFSLAYKEARKQALWQFEKEYFTTVLQNENWNITRAAKKIGISREELHRKIKKLGIKKS; this is encoded by the coding sequence GTGTACAGGATTCTAATTGCTGATGACGAAAAGATTGTTGTAGAAGGACTGGCAATGGTCCTCAAAGAATATCAACCCCAGATTGCTACAACAAAAGACGAGGCGATAAAGATATTGAAGGAATATGAGATTGACCTTTTATTATGCGACCTTTACTTTCCCAATCTTGAAGATGGACTGTCGCTCATAAAAGAATCAAGAGAAATGTCACCAGAGACATTTGTGGTAGTTTTAACCGGTTACGGCTCAATAGAGACCGCAGTCCAGGCAATCAAAGCCGGGGCTGATGACTATCTCACAAAAGGGATTCCTCCTGAAGAATTGAAAATAAAGGTTGCCAATTTTATTAAGATTGTGCAGGAAAGAAGACAACTTGAGCAATTTCGTGGCATTTCGCAGTCAATCTTAGAAATAAGACCTGGATTTGATTTGATTGGGGAAAGTCCGCTTATGGTTGAAATCAAAAGAAAGATAGAAAAGGCAGCAAAGGAAGACATCAGTGTTTTAATCACCGGGGAGACCGGTACCGGTAAAGAGGTCTGTGCAAGACTGATACATAATTTAAGCCCGAGGAAACCATTTCCATTTCTGCCCATTGATTGTCCTTCAATCCCCGAGAATCTCTTTGAATCGGAATTGTTTGGTTACGAAAAGGGTGCATTCACTGATGCCAAACAAAGAAAATCTGGCAAGATTGAACTCGCCCATAGAGGGACACTATTTTTAGATGAAATTGCTGACCTGCCCATAAATTTGCAACCGAAACTTTTGAGATTCCTTGAGACCGGAGAATTCTATAGACTTGGTGGAACGAGACCTGTAAAAGTAGATACAAGAATCATTGCCTCAACAAATCAAAATCTTGAAGAAATGGCAGCATCAAAAAAGTTTCGCGAAGACCTTTATTATCGATTAAAAGTCTTTGCCGTTGATATGCCACCTTTGAGGAGGCGAAAAGAAGATATTCCCTTGCTTGTTGAGTATTTTTTTAAAACCTTTGACCCCCTTTCAAAAAAGTCTCATAAAATTTCTGAAAAACTTATGAATGCATTTATGGAATATGACTGGCCTGGTAATGCACGGGAATTAAGGAATATAATTGAATGTTATTTAATGACCGAAAGTGAAGAAGAAATCCTGAAGATGTTTTCCAAATCTTTTTCTCCCCCACCCTTGAAGGGAGAGAAGAAGGGTGGGGGTGAAGTTGACAAATCCCCTGTAGGGCAAGGCTTTAGCCTTGCTTATAAAGAAGCTCGAAAACAGGCACTCTGGCAATTTGAAAAAGAATATTTTACTACAGTTCTTCAAAACGAAAACTGGAACATCACCCGTGCGGCAAAGAAAATCGGCATATCAAGGGAAGAATTACACCGCAAAATAAAAAAATTAGGAATAAAAAAATCTTGA